The DNA window CGTTGCGCGGGCCTGGGCGGCAAGCTCCGCCGTGCCCGGGATCGGGGAGGCGTCCAGGTCGCGGATGACCTGGTTCAGTGAGGCGTCGATGTCCGCGAACGCGGCCTGCGCCGCGCCCAGCTGGCCCGCCACGCCCGCGATCTTGTCCACACCGCCGGCGACCTGCGACGCGCCCGCACCGAGCTTGTCGGTGCCGGACTGCAGCGTCACCATGCCCTCGGAGAGCTGGTTGGCGCCGTCAGCGGCGGTGCCGATGCCGGTGTTGAGCTGGTTCGCGCCGTCGGCAAGCCGCCCGACGCCGTCGTCAAGCTTGTGCGCTGCGCCCGGCAGCTCTTGCAGCTTCGAGTTGAATTCCTGCATGCCGTCGTCGAGCTTGGTCGCGCCGTCGTCAAGCTTCTGCCCGCCCTCGCCGGCCTTCTTCGCGCCCTCGTTGAGCTTGCCGGCGCCCTCGGCGGCCTGGCCCATGCCGTCGTTGATGGTGTTGAAGCCCACGAAGAGCTGCTCCACCACCTTCGAGCCGACCGTCACCGACACGGCATCAGTGATCATGCGGGTGGCCTGGCTGCCCAGCATCGTGGGGATAAAGCCGTTGGTCTCGTTCAGCGTGACGTTGATCTTCGCCTGGTGCGGGTTCTCCTCCTTCACACTTTTGGCGGCCTCGGTGAAGTCGCGCGGAATCTCCATGCCCAGGTAGTAGGTACCGTCGGCGATGCCCTCGCGCGCCTCCTCGGCGCTGACCACCCGAAAGTCCATCGGGTCCTCTTCGAGCAGCTTATCGACGACCTGTTGCCCCGCCTCGCCCTCATCCGAGTTCACCAGCGCCACTGGCACCTTGTTCAGGTTGCCCAACGGGTCGAAGTAGCTCCACACGAACAGGCCGCCGAACAAAAGCGGCAGCAGCGTAATCGCGATCATGGCCAAAGGCGGCAGCTTGCCGTGCAGAAACTTGCGGAAGTTCGAGCCAATATGCAGTCCGCTCATCGGTCCTCCTCATTCGCGCTGATGACCAGAACGGCAATGTCCTCGGCCACGGTGCGCAGGTTGTCTAGCAGTTCGGCGCGCAGCGACATGTCGCGGATCTGGTCCACGTCGTCCACGATCAGAAGCTCCGCGTCCGGGCGCGACACCAGCGCGAGCAGGATGCGCAGGCGGAAGCGGTTGAGTACGTGCAACTCGCCGACCTTCGCCGACTCTTCCAAGTCCTCCAGCCCGAGTGGTTCCAGCCAGCGCTCGACGGTGTCGTGCTCCAGCGGGCGGCGCGGGGTTGGTTTGAAGAAGGGCTGCGACCACGCGATCTGCTCGCGCAGCAAGTCGCGTACGGGGATCTGGCGGTCGAGGGAATCAATCATGTGCACGCCCGCAAGCGCGGTGCGCTTGAACCCAGGGCCGTCGACGCTACCGGAGTGTTGCTTGTAGCGCCCGGCGAGCGTCATGGCGAGGGTGGTCGCGCTGGACTCGCGTCCGACCTGCAAAAAGTTGAACCCCTCTTCGGCGTCGACGCTCACCGGCGTGTCGCCTTTGCGCAGCACAAGGTCTGTGGCGCTGAGAATATGTGTCATCGGAAAACTCCAAGTGGAGGGTTAGCTATCACTTAAAACTCCTGCTATGGTGCTCCGCAGATTCGGCGATGTCAAGACGAAAGAGTATCGCGCCCGAGGAGGCACCCATGCGATCAGACGCGCGCGCAAAGCGCGACCAAATCATCACAGCTGCCACCGAGCAGTTCCGGACCCGCCCGAACTCCGCAGTCACCCTAGAGGCCGTAGCCAAAGACGCAGGCGTTGGCATCGCTACACTCTACCGGCACTTCCCCAGCCGCACCGCGCTGCGACAGGCGTGCGCGCTGCGCTTTATCGACGAACTCGACGTCCTCCTCGGCAAAACACTCACCGACTTCTCCGCCGACCCAGAAGGCAATTGGGAGCGCTTCATCTGGCAACTTGTCGACGCCGGCGTAGGCATCCTCGTCGGCGCCCTCGCCCCCGAGCACCCCGCCGACTCCGAACGGCTCGACGAATTTTTCAACCACGTCCAAGTCCTCCTCGACACGGCCGCGCCGCACGGGTTGGTTAGTCCTGACGCCACGCCCATCGAGCTTGCCTCCGAACTCATCGTGGTGACCCGCCCCATGGACGAGACGCTGACCGCGCTGTTTCCCGACGTCCGCGAACGCCTCGTCCGCCACCTCCTCACCGCCTGGCGAGTTTCAGCCCAACCCTAGTTAGACGTTCGTTTTGGGTCGTTGGTTCCGTTTCGGGCCAATAATGGGTGTATTCTCACATTCCCTTGTTTTGGCAGGTAAACGTGGTTTATCGTCGGGTGCATGACAGATTTGGATGCACTTGCTTTGGTTGACCGCTGCGGATACGACTTCGTCGCCGCAGCGGCCGGACTTGAGCTTGCCCAATTACAGGCACACGGCATCCAGCAAGACCGCGCGAAGCAACTCCGCGACACCGCGAGTGTGCTGTGCGGGAAAACCTCGCACACCAAGTACCAGGCCCGCGCCCAAGAAGGCGCACGTGTCAACGGGCATAGGTTGGACACACTTGCCTACATCACCCGCTCCGCCCGCTCCCTCAAGGACGTAACCAAGCGCTGGCACTACATCGATCAGCTTTGTAACACAGCAGGCGACTTGGCGCGCATCCGCCGTGTGGCCGCAGAGCTGAAAGCCGAGCTGCAGGCGCCTGAGCCGCGCACCCCGAAAGCACGGGTCACCCACCACGGCGACGGGTACGCCACCCTGAGACTCACCGGCCCCGCCGCCGACGTCCAAGGCGTCTTTGATGCTGCGAAGAACGACGTGACCGGCTGGCTGAACGGTGGGTGCCCGAAAGCCGAGTACCTGGTGCGGGTGACCGCCAACCTGGACCTGGGTGATTACCTGCGCATCATCGCAGGCGAAGGCAACGACGTCCAGGTGCACTTCGATAACGGAGTGATCGTGAGCGGTGAGGAGTTTGTGCGCATGCAGCTCGAAGAAATCGGCGCGGTCATCTTGATCGGGGTGATGGACGGGCCGGTCAATGCCTACCACGCCCGTTTTGCCACTCCGAAGCACCGGGAGGTCATGCTTGCCGATTCCACCACGTGTACCTGGAAAGGCTGCAACGCTCCCGCATCTGAGTGCGACGCCCACCACATGGTCGAACACCAACACGGAGGAGAGACCACACCCTCCAACCTTGGGTGGTTATGCAAGTACCACAACTCGCAAGCCGCCCGCGGTACCCGGGGACATACCGAACGGCGCGACGGGCAGATCACCTACGTCTCACCCTACGGGAACGTCACCCCCACCGGCACCGACCACAAAGCCCGCGCCGACAACCGCAAACCACCCGACTAAACCTGCACGCAGAAAGCCTTCGCGCCAGCAAACACTGGCGCGCCTACAGGCATGCCCGGAACTAGTCGTCCCGACATAAATAACCCCGCCGACCTGCCAGGCGCTGCCTGGCGTTGTTCGGCGGGGTAGGGGTGCGCGTGGTGCAGTGCTAGCTAGTCCGCGTCCTTGGTGCCCTTGCGCTGCGAGTCGTCGAGCGTGTCCAGGGTGGACAGCGTCTCGCCATCGGGAACGGCCGCGTCCGCCGCGTCGGCGGTCAGCCCCGTCGCCTGAGCAGAATCAGCACCCTCGGCAGGCTCCGTCGGCGGCACCGCGGCGTGCTCGCCGTAGGTGTCGGCGTCAGGCGCAAAGACGCCTTCGTTCTCGGTCGAGGTGGAGTAGACCAGCTTCGCCTCGCCGGAGCGGGCGACGTCGGTCAGGTCGATCTCGGGCTCGGCGTCCTCGAGCTTGTCCTTCAGCCAGAACTCCCACAGCGCCCAGCCGGCACCCGCGAGCGCGCCCGCGCCGAGCAGCCCCGCGGCGACCGTACGGCCCTTGCCGCGGGCCTTCTTCTTGTGCGCCTTGGCTTCGGCGCGCCACGCGGTGCGCTGCGCCTCGCGCCCGGGCAGTGCGGCGTTGAAAGCGGCGCGGCGCTTGTCCAGGCGCGCGTGGGCGGCGCGGGTGAGTTCGCCGGCTTGGGTGCGCGCGGCGTCGTAAAGCTGCTCGAGCTCGTCGGCGTCGGTGATGTTGCGGTCCTCGAGGGCGGCGAGCAGCGCGTCGTAGGTTTCGCGCTTGCGCTTGTCGCCTTGCTCGCGGAAGTACTTGGCGGCGTCCGCTGCGCCGGTGAAGAGCAGTCGCAGGGTGAACGGGTTCATGGTGCTCCTTGAAAATGTTGGTTATCTCGCTCCCGCCAGCCTACCGATTCCGCGCGGACTAAGCGTTTCGCAAAAACATACCAAGCGGTTCATTTTGCGGATTAATATTCAGAAAAATGTGGCCAACACGCTGCGCAAACACGGCCGTCAATTGTGCCCGAAAAGTGCGCCCCCTAGATTCTTGGGCACCGTTGAAAAACGGTTTACGTCAGCGCCGAGCCCGGCGAGATCACCGACATCGAAAGGTATTTTTCACATGCGTGGGACCCTCCCTTCGACCCGACTGTCGGCCTCGGCACCGCTCGACAGCCTCGGCGAAGCACCGGTCACGCCGCAGCGCCGCGCGCGCACGGCACTGAGCTTCGAGCTCATCCCGCCCCGCCACGACGCGGACTCCGGGAAGATCGACGAGCTCATCGCGGGCCTCGCCGCCTACAACCCCGACTACGTCGCCGTGACCAGCTCGCGGCGCAGCGACTGGCTCACCGGCACCGCCGCGCTGATCGCGCGCGTCGCCGAGACGACCAACCTGCGCCCGATCGCGCACCTCGCCTGCACCGCGGGCACGCGCGAGGAGCTGGTCACGTGGATTCGCACGCTTATCGACGCCGGCGTCCGCGGCTTCCTCGCCCTCCGCGGCGACCTGCCCGAGACCGGCATGCCAGCGCACTACCTCCAGCACGCCACCGACCTGCTCAACCTGATCCAGGACGTGGAGGACGAGGAGGCGTTCCGGCTCGCGGCCGGCAAGTTGGCGCTGTCGGTGGCGTGCTACCCGTCGGGGCACGCGGAGTCGAAGAACTTCGACGAGGACTTGGACGTGTTGCTGGCGAAGCAGCGCCTCGGCGCGGACTTTGCTATCACGCAGCTGTTTTTCAACGCGCAGGACTATCTCGACTTTGTTGAGGTGGCCCGCCTGGCTGGGGTCCGCATCCCGCTGATACCCGGCATTATGCCCATGACCAGCCTCAAGCGCGTGCAGCGGATGGGCGAGCTCTCCGGCATCGCGGTGCCGGAGTGCGTGACCCGCACGCTTGCGCAGGCAACCACGCCGGAGGAGGAGTACGAGCTGGGCATGCAGATGTCCGCGCAGCTCGCCAACACCATCCTGGACGCCGGCACCGGCGGCCTGCACGTGTACACGCACAACAATCTCGCGGTCACCCAGGACCTCCTGGACCGCATTGGGATTGTCCAGCCCGCTGGCCATTCCCTGATTTAGACCACCTCAACTTTCAACAAACAGCAGAAAAGGACGCATTGTGTCGAAAGCGACTACACCGTTTCCCAAGGCCACGATCGAGGGCTACCCGCGCATCGGCGCGAACCGCGAGCTGAAGCGCGCGCTTGAGAGCTACTGGGCGGGCCGCATTGACGCGGAGACCTTCCGCTCTTCCACGCACGCGCTGCGCGTGGACAATTACAACCACCTGCGCGACCTGGGCCTGACCGAGGACTACGCCATCCCGGCCGACGTCGCCTACTACGACCAGGTGCTTGAGACCGGCCTGACGGTCGGCCTGATCCCGGGCGGCACTGACCTGGACGAGGAGTTCGCACTCGCCCGCGGCAACGATTCCCGCGTCCCGCTGGAGATGACCAAGTGGTTCGACACGAACTACCACTACCTGGTGCCGGAGATCGCCGCAGGTCAGGACATTACCCCTGCGCCCGAGCGCATCCTGGCGATCGTCGAGGAAGCCCGCGAGGCCGGCCACACCGTCCGCCCGTTCCTGGTCGGCCCGGTCACGCTGATCGCCCTGTCGAAGCCGGCCGAGTGGTCGCTGCTGCCTTCGCTTGTCGACGCCTACGCCACCGTCCTTTCCGCCCTGCGCGAAGCCGGCGTCGAGTGGATCCAGCTGGCCGAGCCGGCACTTGTCGCCGACCTGGACACCCCGGACGCCGAGCTGGCGAAGCACCTGCGCGAGGCCTACACCACCCTGCTGGGTGCGGAGAACCGCCCGAACGTGTACCTGACCACCCCATACGGCGCGACCCGCGAGGCGCTGCCGGTGCTGGCCGAGCTCGCCCCGGAGGCGCTGCACGTCGACCTCGCGCCGTGGACGCTGGACCAGGACGCCGAGTACCCGCAGCGCATCGCCGAGGCCGTCCCGGCTAAGACCCAGCTGGTCGCGGGCCTGATCGACGGCCGCAACGTGTGGGCCGCGAACCTGCGCGAGCGCTCCGAGGTGCTCGCAGCGCTCGGCGATCGCCCAGTCGCCGTGTCCACCTCCACCTCCCTGCAGCACGTGCCGCACACGCTGAAGGCGGAGAAGAACCTGCCGGTCGACGTCGCTACTTGGCTTTCGTTTGCGGACGAGAAGGTCGCCGAGATCCAGGCGCTCGTCGCTGGCGAGGAGGGCGCGAAGGAGGCGTTTGCCCAGTCGGATCGCGCGGTGCGCACCCGCGCTGAGTCGACCACGATTCACAACCAGGCGGTCGTGGATCGCGTCGCCAAGCTGCCGGAGGGCGCGGTCAAGCGCGAGCCGGCCTTCGAGGAGCGCAACCCGCTGCAGCGCGAGGCACTCGGCCTGCCGGCACTGCCGACCACCACGATCGGCTCCTTCCCGCAGACCCAGGAAATCCGCAAGGCGCGCGCCGACCACAAGGCAGGCACGCTTGACGACGCCGCCTACCAGGAAGCCCTCCGCACCGAAATCAAGAACGTCATCGAGCTGCAGGAAGAGATCGGCATCGACGTCCTCGTCCACGGCGAGGCCGAGCGCAACGACATGGTGCAGTACTTCGCCGAGCTTCTCGACGGCTTCGTGGTCACCGAGAACGGCTGGGTCCAGTCCTATGGCTCCCGCTGCACCCGCCCGCCGATCGTGGTTGGTGACGTCTCCCGCCCGGCCGCGATGACCGTCGAGTGGGCCAAGTACGCCCAGTCCCTGTCGGAGAAGCCGGTCAAGGGTATGCTCACTGGCCCGGTGACCATCCTCGCATGGTCGTTTAAGCGCGACGACGTGCCGCTGAGCGTCTCCGCCGACCAGATCGGTGTCGCGCTTGCCGACGAGGTCCGCGACCTCGAGGAAGCCGGCATCAAGGTCATCCAGATCGACGAGCCCGCCCTGCGCGAACTGCTGCCGCTGCGCGCCGACGACCGCAAGTCCTACCTGGACTGGGCAGTGCGCGCCTTCCGTCTCGTCGCGCTGCAGGCGGAGCCGACCACGCAGATTCACACCCACTTGTGCTACTCCGAGTTCGGTCAGATCATCGACGCCGTCGCAGCGCTCGACGCCGACGTGACCTCCATCGAGGCAGCCCGTTCCAAGATGGAGCTGCTCGAGGACCTGGACGAGTCCTTCCACTCCGAGATCGGCCCGGGCGTGTGGGACATCCACTCCCCGCGCGTGCCGTCGACCGAGGAGATCGCCGGCCTGCTGCGCGCCGCGCTGAAGAACGTGCCGACCGAGCGCCTCTGGGTCAACCCGGACTGCGGCCTGAAGACCCGCGGCTACGCCGAGGTCGAGCCCTCGCTGCGCAACCTGGTCGCCGCTCGCGACGAGGTCGTTTCCGGCCTGTAACTAGTTGAAGAGGTTGGTGGCCCACCAGGCGAAGCGCCTGGATACCCGCCGGCCCGCAAGCGCGATCCCGCCACCCGGGGTAATCACCGGGGTTGGCGGGATCAGCCCTTTCAGGCGGGGGCGGCGGGCCAAAGCGCGCTCGGTGGCGTCGAGGACATCGTCGGGGGTGACCATGAGTAGTCCGCTCGCCTTGCCGACGAGCCCGCCAATGAACTTCGGCCCGCCAGTGGCCTGCTCCAGCAGGGGAGTGCGCACCGCCGTCGGCGCGACGAGCAGCACGTGGATCCCGTTGGCGCGCTCCTCCTCCGCCAGGATCTCGACGTAGCTGTTGACCGCCGCCTTCGCGCCGAGTACGCCGCCAGCTTCTGCATCGGCACGTACCCGGTCAGCGAGCCCATCACCACGAGTTGGCTGGGGGTGGGTTGGGCGCGGAGGTGGGGGAGTGTGGCGTCGAGAAGCGTGAGGGTGCCCCCGTAGTTGATCCGCATGACGCGGCGGGCCTGGGCGGCGCCGACGTCGCGCACGCGGCCGGCGGGCATGATGCCGGCGCAGTGCATGACCCGGTCCAGGCGCGGGGCCTGCGCGAGGAGTTCGCGGACGAACGCCTCGTCGGTGATGTCGCCGACGACCGTGCGCACGCCCGTGTCCGAGGCGTAGCGCGCGTGGAGTGTCTCGCTGACATCGGTGGCGATGACCTCGGTGCCCGCCTCGCGCAGCCGCTCCACTGCGCGGGCGCCGATCCCGCTTGCCGCGCCCGTGACCAGGGCGTATTCGATGCGCATCAGCGGATCACCGGAACCTCGTCGCGCGGGACCTGCCGTAGCGTGAAGAAGAGCGGGTCCGGGTTTTTGCGGTAGTCCATCGCGCCGATCAGTGTGGTGTCGTTGAGGCGGCGGAAGTGATCGAGGATGGGCAGGTCGTCGTAAAGCATGGCGGTGCTGACCACGCCGCGGTAGCGCACCTCGCGCAGGCGCGCGGCCGGGTGGAAGGTGCGCAGCGACGCCACGACCGGGCGCACCGCGCGGCTCGCCGCCTTGGTCAGCTCGAAGATCTGCGGCGGCGCGCCCATCGGCATCAGCGCCGGGTTGACCCGCACGATCCGGCCGCGCGGTCCGAAAAACAGCAGCGGGTCGACCTCCTCGGCGCTGGTGAAGCGCTTGCCGTACCAGCCGGTTGCCTCCAGCAGGCCGTCCATCACGTTGCCCGTGGGCAGCTCCGCGCCGCGCCAGACGCCGGTGAGTTCGGCGGGGGTGACGGGCGCGGAGGCGTCGAAAAGCGCGAGTGTGTCCGCTCGTACATCTGCCATGAAAGCCACAATAATGACAAAACCGCGTATCCTAGTTGCCATGACTCAAAAGACGCAGACGATGACCCTGCACACCAACCACGGCGACATCGTGATTGACCTGTTTGGCAACCACGCGCCGAAGACCGTGGAGATCATCACCGGCCTGGCCAAGGGCACCCAGGAGTACTCGGCGGCCAACGCCTCCGGTTCGAACGAGGGCCCGTTCTACGACGGTGCGATTTTCCACCGCATCATCCCCGGCTTCATGATCCAGGGCGGTGACCCGACCGGCACCGGCACCGGCGGCCCCGGCTTCACCTTCGCCGACGAGTTCCACCCGGAGCTCACCTTCGACCGTCCGTACCTGCTGGCCATGGCGAACGCCGGCCCGGGCACCAACGGCTCCCAGTTCTTCATCACCGTGGATGCGACCCCGTGGCTGAACAACCGCCACACCATCTTCGGTGAGGTCACGGATGAGGCGTCCAAGAAGGTCGTCGACGAGCTGGCGAACGTGCAGACCGGCCGCATGGACCGCCCCGTCGAGGACGTGGTGATCGAGTCCGTCGAGGTCTCCGAGTAGCACCCGCACGTTTCACCGCCCCCGTTTGCCGGGGGCGCTTTTTGTTGGCAGGGGAGGCCCTTTATGCAGCAATTCGCCCAGCGGCTGTTCCGCGGCGCGCCCGTGAGCGCCGCGATCGCGACCGCGTGCACGATCGTGTTCGCGGTGATGGCGGCGCAGGCCCGCTCGCTTCGCGACGTCGTGTGGGATTCCGTCGGCGCCTACCTGGTGCTGTGGGGCCCGGAGGTCCGCGGCCTGGGTGCGGCGCGGGCTTTCACCGCCGGGTTTGTCCACCTGGACCTGACCCACCTGGTGCTCAACATGCTGCTGCTCGCCGTCATCGGCACGGAGGTGGAGCGCGCCGTGGGCAGCGGGCCCTTCGCGCTCGCGTACGCGGCGGGGGTGCTGGGTTCTTCGGCGGCGGTGCTCGGGTTTGCGTTTCTCACCCCGACCGCGGGGGCGTCGGGCGCGCTGTACGCGCTGATGGCGGTCTTCGTCGCCATTGCTTATCGACGCCACGTCGACCCCCGCCCCGCCATCGCGCTCATCGCCGTCAATGTGGTCTATACGTTCATTGCCGCGAACGTGAGCGTGTGGGGGCACGCCGGCGGGCTGGTCATCGGCGCGCTCATGGCGTGGCCGCTGACCTCGCCGAACGAGCGCGTGCGGTGGCTGAGCGCTGCCGCGGCGCTGGTTGGCGCGGCCGGCGCGGTTGCGGTTGGCGCGGCACCCGCCACGCAGATGCTGACGTAGCTTATCCACGCCTGTCCACGCGCGAAACCCACACCCGAAGGCGCTTCGGGTGTGGGTTTTTCTCTGCCCGAGTGTCCCTGCGCGCCGGGCCTGTGGACAACTCCGGCGTGTTATTCACGAGTTATCCCCAAGCGTGCGGGGTGTGAGTTCTCCACAAAAGTTGTCCACATTGTGGATAGTTACGGGCGTGTAATTCCTCGAACAGCTTCGTTGCTCGTGCGACACGGACGGGCTGTGGCGGGCGGAAATGGCGTTCGAACAGCGCATTTGTTCGGGTTGTAGAAGTAGTGCACAGGTTTATCCACAGGCTGTGGATACACGCTTATGCACAGTATTGTCCACAGCCTGTGGATAACTTCGCGCGCGAGCAGTGCACAACCCCGCACCGCGTGTCGCTGCCGCACATTCGCGGGTAGGGGTGGTAGCGAGAGCACGCAAAAGCCCGGGCCCTCCTGGTGTGGAGGCCCGGGCGGTGGGCGTCGAGAAGCGCCTAATTAGAAGGTGCCATCGAGCTTGCGGCCGAAGTCAGACACGGTGGCATCGCGGGAGTCGACGTCCTGGTCGTTGTCGTCGGACTCGTCGCCAGCAAGGCGGCCAGTCTGGGTGGCGGTCATGTAGTTGTGCAGGCGGCCCTCGGAGGTCTTGCCGTCGCCGAAGTTGAAGGAAGCAACTGCAACCTCTTCACCAGCCTTGATCGGGTTAGCCAGGGTGACCTCGAAGGTGCGGACGCCCTTCTTGCGGTCGAAGCCCAGGTCACGGACGTGTGCGCCCTTGTGGCCGTTCGCGGTGATCAGGCGGTCAACGCCCTCCGGGCCCTCAGCGGTCTTGATGTCAACGCGGAAGGTGACGGCCGGGAACTCGCCGTAGTAGCGGTCGGTGCCGACGTTCTTGATGCGCAGCGCAGTGGTGCCCGCGAAGCCAGAAGCCTTCCAGGAGGAAGAGGTGAAGTAGGGCTCGAGGTCGAGCTTCTGCTGCTCGCGCTCAGCGGCTTCCTCGGCGGTTGCACCCTCGGTGTCGGTCTCCTCGATGGTCTCTTCGACCTCGGTGTTCTCGGACTCAGCGACCTCGTTGGCCTCGTTGTCCTCGATGACCTCGATGCCTTCGTCGGTGATGTCCTTGTTGGTCACGTCGGCGGCCTCGTCGTCGTTGACCTTGGTCACGTCGTCAAGGTTCTCGCCCTCGCGCAGCTTGTTCACCTCGTCCTCGAAGTTCGGGTTCTCGTCGTCAACAGGCTTGGTCACCTGCGCGCCCTTGTTCGGAGCCCAGGAAGCAGCCGGGGTGTCGTAGTTCTTCACGCGCACCTCGTTCTTCACCGGCATGTTGGCAATCCACGCAGTCGGGGTGGCCCAGGTGCCGTTCGGGCGGCAGCGCTGCTGGGTACCGGTCATGGTGACGGTGCGGAAGCCGTAGGTGGCCTCGCCGGTGTTGCCGGCGGGCACCTCGTACGGGCCGATCTTCTGGCCGACGGACCAGGACAGGGAGCCGGAGACGTCCCAGCCCAGCGACTTGGCCAGGGTGTAGCCGATGGTGCCCTGCAGGCCGTCCTTGGAGCCGGTGCCGCCGATGTTCAGGGTCTCGGTCTTGGAGCCGTTGACGGAAGCGGAGATCTGCTGGGTACGGGACAGGTCCTGGGTCAGGTTGACCGGGTTGTCGCTGAGGTTGGTGGTGGAGATGGTGCCAACCGGCAGGAAGTTGTCGGTGACCTTGTAGACCACGGTGCGGTAGTCCTCGGTGGAGTTGCAGACCGGGCGAGCGTTGAGCACGTTTGCCTTGATGTGGTCAGAGCCACGGTAGGTGTGGATGATCGGGAGTGCATCGTTGGTGGCCGGGGTCTCCGGGCGGGACTCCTCGTTGGTCATTGCGTGGGCGGGGAGGGCACCGCCGGCGATGGCCAGGGCGGCCGCGGCGGCGATGGCAGTGCGGAAGCTGCGCATGTGGTTGTCCTTTCGGAAGTGAAGTACGAAGTGCAAGTACGGTATGACGTTCCTTAACGTCCTGCTAAGTATTTATAGCGGCTTAGCTGAGATCGTGCTGAGTGATAGGCGTCCTATTCACCCATGTGGGGGTAGAGGGATGATGTATTGACAACCCTAGAAAACCTAAACAAGCAGGTAACAGCGATAACGAGCAAGCAGTGAATAATAATCCAAAAACCACTTGCGCAATAGAAAGCTAAGGAATTGGTGATAACTCACATAAATTATGAGCAGCAAAAAGGGCGGGCACCCAACGGGTACCCGCCTTGAAAAGCCAGCGCGAAACGCTAGCGCCAGCCCATCGTCATGAGCAGGCCGACGATCATGCCGGCGAAGCCGATGGCGTAGTTCCAGGGCCCG is part of the Corynebacterium imitans genome and encodes:
- a CDS encoding rhomboid family intramembrane serine protease; translated protein: MQQFAQRLFRGAPVSAAIATACTIVFAVMAAQARSLRDVVWDSVGAYLVLWGPEVRGLGAARAFTAGFVHLDLTHLVLNMLLLAVIGTEVERAVGSGPFALAYAAGVLGSSAAVLGFAFLTPTAGASGALYALMAVFVAIAYRRHVDPRPAIALIAVNVVYTFIAANVSVWGHAGGLVIGALMAWPLTSPNERVRWLSAAAALVGAAGAVAVGAAPATQMLT
- a CDS encoding methylenetetrahydrofolate reductase codes for the protein MRGTLPSTRLSASAPLDSLGEAPVTPQRRARTALSFELIPPRHDADSGKIDELIAGLAAYNPDYVAVTSSRRSDWLTGTAALIARVAETTNLRPIAHLACTAGTREELVTWIRTLIDAGVRGFLALRGDLPETGMPAHYLQHATDLLNLIQDVEDEEAFRLAAGKLALSVACYPSGHAESKNFDEDLDVLLAKQRLGADFAITQLFFNAQDYLDFVEVARLAGVRIPLIPGIMPMTSLKRVQRMGELSGIAVPECVTRTLAQATTPEEEYELGMQMSAQLANTILDAGTGGLHVYTHNNLAVTQDLLDRIGIVQPAGHSLI
- a CDS encoding DUF4334 domain-containing protein, whose amino-acid sequence is MADVRADTLALFDASAPVTPAELTGVWRGAELPTGNVMDGLLEATGWYGKRFTSAEEVDPLLFFGPRGRIVRVNPALMPMGAPPQIFELTKAASRAVRPVVASLRTFHPAARLREVRYRGVVSTAMLYDDLPILDHFRRLNDTTLIGAMDYRKNPDPLFFTLRQVPRDEVPVIR
- the metE gene encoding 5-methyltetrahydropteroyltriglutamate--homocysteine S-methyltransferase — translated: MSKATTPFPKATIEGYPRIGANRELKRALESYWAGRIDAETFRSSTHALRVDNYNHLRDLGLTEDYAIPADVAYYDQVLETGLTVGLIPGGTDLDEEFALARGNDSRVPLEMTKWFDTNYHYLVPEIAAGQDITPAPERILAIVEEAREAGHTVRPFLVGPVTLIALSKPAEWSLLPSLVDAYATVLSALREAGVEWIQLAEPALVADLDTPDAELAKHLREAYTTLLGAENRPNVYLTTPYGATREALPVLAELAPEALHVDLAPWTLDQDAEYPQRIAEAVPAKTQLVAGLIDGRNVWAANLRERSEVLAALGDRPVAVSTSTSLQHVPHTLKAEKNLPVDVATWLSFADEKVAEIQALVAGEEGAKEAFAQSDRAVRTRAESTTIHNQAVVDRVAKLPEGAVKREPAFEERNPLQREALGLPALPTTTIGSFPQTQEIRKARADHKAGTLDDAAYQEALRTEIKNVIELQEEIGIDVLVHGEAERNDMVQYFAELLDGFVVTENGWVQSYGSRCTRPPIVVGDVSRPAAMTVEWAKYAQSLSEKPVKGMLTGPVTILAWSFKRDDVPLSVSADQIGVALADEVRDLEEAGIKVIQIDEPALRELLPLRADDRKSYLDWAVRAFRLVALQAEPTTQIHTHLCYSEFGQIIDAVAALDADVTSIEAARSKMELLEDLDESFHSEIGPGVWDIHSPRVPSTEEIAGLLRAALKNVPTERLWVNPDCGLKTRGYAEVEPSLRNLVAARDEVVSGL
- a CDS encoding peptidylprolyl isomerase is translated as MTQKTQTMTLHTNHGDIVIDLFGNHAPKTVEIITGLAKGTQEYSAANASGSNEGPFYDGAIFHRIIPGFMIQGGDPTGTGTGGPGFTFADEFHPELTFDRPYLLAMANAGPGTNGSQFFITVDATPWLNNRHTIFGEVTDEASKKVVDELANVQTGRMDRPVEDVVIESVEVSE
- a CDS encoding TetR/AcrR family transcriptional regulator, whose protein sequence is MRSDARAKRDQIITAATEQFRTRPNSAVTLEAVAKDAGVGIATLYRHFPSRTALRQACALRFIDELDVLLGKTLTDFSADPEGNWERFIWQLVDAGVGILVGALAPEHPADSERLDEFFNHVQVLLDTAAPHGLVSPDATPIELASELIVVTRPMDETLTALFPDVRERLVRHLLTAWRVSAQP
- a CDS encoding HNH endonuclease signature motif containing protein; protein product: MTDLDALALVDRCGYDFVAAAAGLELAQLQAHGIQQDRAKQLRDTASVLCGKTSHTKYQARAQEGARVNGHRLDTLAYITRSARSLKDVTKRWHYIDQLCNTAGDLARIRRVAAELKAELQAPEPRTPKARVTHHGDGYATLRLTGPAADVQGVFDAAKNDVTGWLNGGCPKAEYLVRVTANLDLGDYLRIIAGEGNDVQVHFDNGVIVSGEEFVRMQLEEIGAVILIGVMDGPVNAYHARFATPKHREVMLADSTTCTWKGCNAPASECDAHHMVEHQHGGETTPSNLGWLCKYHNSQAARGTRGHTERRDGQITYVSPYGNVTPTGTDHKARADNRKPPD